From Vibrio artabrorum, a single genomic window includes:
- a CDS encoding IS5 family transposase: MPKPRYKTTNWKQYNQSLINRGSLTFWIDEEAISGWAQSKQNKRGRPRRFSDLAITTALMVKRVFSMPLRALQGFIDSIFRLAHVPLSCPHYTCISRRAKQVEVSFKTKTRGAIQHLAIDSTGLKVYGEGEWKVKKHGTDGKRRVWRKLHIAVDTNTHEIIAAELSLSTVTDGEVFPNLLKQTRRSILEVSGDGAYDTRACHAAIKIKGAIALIPPREGAAFWERGHPRNLAVGCQKLYGSNKYWKERYGYHKRSLSETAMYRVKQLLGGQLSLRNYNAQVGETYAMIKALNKLTGLGMPETCRID, encoded by the coding sequence ATGCCTAAGCCTCGTTACAAAACAACCAACTGGAAGCAATACAACCAATCACTCATTAACCGTGGCTCTCTGACCTTTTGGATTGATGAAGAAGCAATAAGCGGGTGGGCGCAAAGTAAACAGAATAAGCGCGGGAGGCCGCGTCGGTTCAGTGATTTAGCTATCACGACAGCACTCATGGTGAAACGAGTTTTTTCTATGCCATTGAGAGCGCTTCAAGGATTTATCGACTCGATATTTAGGTTAGCCCATGTACCGTTAAGTTGTCCGCATTACACCTGCATCAGTCGTAGAGCCAAGCAAGTTGAGGTTTCATTTAAGACTAAAACGAGAGGAGCGATACAACACCTAGCCATTGATTCAACTGGCCTTAAGGTTTATGGCGAAGGTGAATGGAAAGTCAAAAAACACGGGACGGATGGCAAGCGTAGAGTCTGGAGAAAGCTTCATATTGCCGTCGATACCAACACTCATGAGATCATTGCCGCCGAGCTAAGTTTATCGACGGTTACAGATGGAGAAGTATTCCCTAACTTACTGAAACAAACACGCCGAAGTATCCTTGAGGTGTCTGGTGATGGCGCTTACGACACGAGAGCGTGTCACGCTGCTATTAAGATTAAGGGAGCCATTGCGCTTATTCCCCCAAGAGAAGGGGCAGCCTTCTGGGAGCGTGGTCACCCTCGAAATCTCGCCGTGGGTTGCCAGAAATTATACGGCTCAAATAAGTATTGGAAAGAGCGGTATGGATACCACAAACGTTCACTCTCAGAAACAGCAATGTATCGAGTTAAACAGTTGCTAGGAGGGCAACTGAGCTTAAGAAATTACAATGCACAGGTGGGTGAAACTTACGCGATGATAAAAGCGTTGAACAAGCTTACTGGGTTAGGTATGCCTGAAACTTGTCGTATTGACTAA
- a CDS encoding LysM peptidoglycan-binding domain-containing protein, translated as MNLKSIALSITTLSALAMSGCASNDDLIAAQEKQQQQITQLESQIEKVEQKTQKQERAIQMANQQTNKLLTDQAKEKEQKSMRYVVKENDTLYSIAKEHRMGVDALTQLNPQLSNPNLLLIGSTINVK; from the coding sequence ATGAACTTAAAGTCTATCGCTTTATCAATAACAACGTTATCAGCACTTGCAATGAGTGGCTGTGCGTCTAATGATGATTTAATCGCAGCACAAGAAAAACAACAGCAACAAATTACTCAACTCGAATCTCAAATCGAAAAAGTTGAGCAAAAGACGCAAAAGCAAGAGCGCGCTATTCAAATGGCGAACCAGCAAACCAATAAACTTCTGACAGACCAAGCAAAAGAGAAAGAGCAGAAGAGTATGCGCTATGTCGTAAAAGAAAACGATACATTATATAGCATTGCTAAAGAGCACCGTATGGGAGTGGATGCATTAACACAGCTTAACCCACAACTTTCTAACCCTAACCTATTGCTTATTGGGAGCACGATTAACGTTAAGTAA
- a CDS encoding inovirus Gp2 family protein, whose amino-acid sequence MENINYPIFTQYVHNKDYLLSIQKVFNKALANHSARILVFRVDLRLPSTCSIDGYALYDLNPMTLFIESLRSQIEAERKRKQRYGQKVHACPVRYIWARERKSAEKDHYHVMIIVSNEYYSGLGDYTRLNPEHLSGKVYTAWARAMQNMERRLFLLSLSDDMENYMPLVEFPDKSGYVIRRNQLGWQEKLFDAYGRATYLAKLDTKHYGEGHRCFGTSSN is encoded by the coding sequence ATGGAAAATATTAATTACCCTATATTTACTCAATACGTACATAACAAGGATTACTTGTTATCAATACAGAAGGTATTTAATAAAGCATTAGCGAATCATAGTGCTCGTATTTTAGTGTTTCGAGTGGATTTACGTTTGCCGTCAACCTGTTCTATTGATGGTTATGCTCTTTATGATTTGAATCCAATGACGTTATTTATAGAGTCATTACGCAGTCAAATTGAAGCTGAACGGAAACGTAAGCAACGTTACGGTCAAAAGGTACACGCATGTCCAGTGCGTTACATTTGGGCAAGAGAGCGTAAGAGTGCTGAGAAAGATCATTATCACGTAATGATTATTGTCAGTAATGAGTACTACAGTGGCTTGGGTGATTATACGAGGCTTAATCCTGAGCACTTGAGCGGTAAAGTCTACACGGCTTGGGCAAGAGCCATGCAGAACATGGAGAGGAGGTTATTTCTATTGTCATTGTCCGATGACATGGAAAATTACATGCCGCTGGTGGAGTTTCCAGATAAGTCGGGATACGTGATCAGGCGTAATCAACTGGGTTGGCAAGAGAAGTTATTCGATGCCTATGGGAGGGCCACTTACTTAGCCAAGCTTGACACAAAGCATTATGGCGAAGGACATCGTTGTTTTGGAACAAGTAGTAATTAA
- a CDS encoding IS110 family RNA-guided transposase yields MSKDSLDFCLLLNQTKSGRKFRCFKNRKVDYSIINDWLLRQARCQPNEIVITMESTGVYHEAIALYLHTSGFQIIISNPGKAKKFSQSLGLIHKTDKSDSYMLARYGDAQYEHTSLWKPDAENIRSIKALVRRLSALEKDRLRESNRLEACTISASHERVLLSIKRIVHILDDEIKDIEREIDVIISACPVMSKNHDLLMSVVGIGKVMSRELVYLFSAKSFSTAKQAAAFVGLTPRLNESGSFKGRTTLSKIGPSRIRSKIFLAAVSAGKYNPDIKAQKKRLLAAGKTKMQALGAAMRKLIQICFGVIKNQTRYQSELTLN; encoded by the coding sequence GTGAGTAAAGATTCTTTAGATTTCTGTTTATTACTAAATCAAACCAAGAGCGGTCGAAAATTTCGGTGTTTTAAAAATCGGAAAGTCGATTATTCAATAATCAATGATTGGTTGTTAAGGCAAGCTAGATGCCAACCCAACGAAATCGTCATTACGATGGAATCTACAGGCGTTTATCATGAAGCCATCGCTTTATATTTACACACGTCAGGTTTTCAAATCATCATTTCAAACCCAGGTAAAGCGAAGAAATTCTCTCAATCGCTAGGGTTAATTCATAAAACTGATAAATCAGACTCATATATGCTTGCAAGATACGGTGATGCACAATATGAGCATACTTCTTTGTGGAAACCAGATGCCGAGAACATAAGGTCAATCAAAGCGTTAGTTCGTAGGCTGTCAGCGTTGGAAAAAGATCGTTTGAGAGAAAGCAACCGACTTGAAGCTTGCACAATCAGTGCTTCTCATGAGCGAGTTCTGTTATCAATTAAACGAATTGTCCACATTTTAGATGATGAAATTAAGGACATTGAACGTGAAATTGATGTCATCATTTCGGCTTGTCCCGTCATGAGTAAAAATCATGATTTACTTATGAGTGTTGTAGGTATCGGAAAGGTAATGTCGAGAGAGCTGGTGTATTTATTTTCAGCTAAGAGCTTCTCAACAGCCAAGCAAGCGGCTGCATTTGTAGGTCTTACGCCAAGGCTTAATGAGTCTGGCTCATTTAAAGGTAGAACCACATTGAGTAAAATTGGACCATCTCGAATTCGGTCAAAAATATTTTTGGCCGCAGTTAGCGCTGGCAAATACAATCCCGATATCAAAGCACAAAAAAAGCGGCTATTAGCCGCTGGTAAAACAAAAATGCAAGCGTTAGGTGCAGCTATGAGAAAGCTAATTCAAATATGTTTTGGCGTTATAAAAAATCAGACAAGATATCAGTCTGAATTAACCTTAAATTAA